A genomic segment from Roseofilum casamattae BLCC-M143 encodes:
- a CDS encoding Uma2 family endonuclease — translation MTAFTVNLTSINMSDEQFFQLCQNNRNLRFERNARGDLIIMSPTGGETGNSNAGLTAQLWVWNEQNKLGKVFDSSTGFKLPNGADRSPDAAWIPLERWQELTADEKKGFLPLCPDFAIELLSPSDRLKTTQEKMQEYLDNGTRLGWLIIPRSRQVEIYRPAREVECLNDPDRVSGEDVLPGFTLSLRSIW, via the coding sequence ATGACTGCTTTTACGGTAAACTTAACTTCAATTAACATGAGTGACGAGCAATTTTTTCAGCTCTGCCAGAATAACCGCAATTTAAGATTCGAGCGCAATGCTCGTGGAGATTTAATTATTATGTCACCAACAGGAGGCGAAACAGGAAATAGCAATGCTGGATTGACTGCCCAACTTTGGGTCTGGAACGAACAAAATAAACTAGGGAAGGTTTTTGACTCTTCTACTGGATTTAAATTACCGAATGGTGCCGATCGCTCTCCAGACGCAGCCTGGATACCTTTAGAGCGTTGGCAAGAATTGACTGCCGATGAGAAAAAAGGATTTTTGCCTCTTTGTCCGGATTTTGCAATTGAATTACTCTCTCCGAGCGATCGCCTCAAAACTACCCAAGAGAAAATGCAAGAATATCTCGATAATGGGACTCGTTTGGGATGGTTGATTATTCCGCGATCGCGACAAGTAGAAATCTATCGACCCGCTCGAGAAGTGGAATGTTTAAACGACCCAGATCGGGTTTCTGGAGAAGATGTTTTACCGGGATTTACCTTAAGTTTGCGATCGATATGGTGA
- a CDS encoding creatininase family protein, producing MHSLIPPHRFFPYLTWTDIAEMPEKDRTIIVQPVGAIEQHGPHLPLIVDSAIATSVLGKALELIPENLPVYALPTQYYGKSNEHINFPGTITLSAQTLLAVLTEVGESIYRAGFRKLVFLNAHGGQPEIISIVARDLHVKYPDFMVFPLFVWRVPNAGKELLSSKEMELGIHAGDGETSVMLSLLPEQVHMERAACEFPRGLPTDESMLSLEGKCPFAWLTDELTESGVLGDATVATKEKGDRLLDSLARSWAKLLQDIYNFPGTN from the coding sequence ATGCATAGTTTGATTCCACCCCATCGCTTTTTTCCCTATTTGACTTGGACGGATATTGCCGAGATGCCGGAGAAAGACCGGACGATTATCGTGCAACCCGTAGGCGCCATCGAACAGCACGGGCCGCATCTTCCCTTAATTGTAGACTCGGCGATCGCCACCTCAGTCCTCGGAAAAGCACTCGAACTCATCCCCGAAAATCTCCCCGTCTACGCTCTTCCGACTCAGTATTACGGCAAATCCAACGAACATATTAATTTCCCCGGAACTATTACCCTCAGCGCGCAAACTTTACTCGCCGTTCTCACTGAAGTTGGAGAGAGCATTTATCGCGCCGGATTTCGGAAATTAGTCTTTCTCAATGCTCATGGCGGACAACCGGAAATCATTAGTATTGTAGCTCGCGACTTGCACGTTAAGTATCCCGATTTTATGGTATTTCCTCTCTTCGTTTGGCGAGTACCTAATGCCGGAAAAGAGTTACTTTCAAGTAAAGAAATGGAGTTGGGAATTCATGCCGGAGATGGAGAAACCAGCGTCATGCTTTCCTTATTGCCAGAACAAGTTCATATGGAGCGAGCCGCGTGCGAATTTCCGCGAGGATTGCCGACTGATGAAAGTATGCTTTCCTTAGAAGGAAAATGTCCGTTTGCGTGGCTAACAGACGAGCTAACTGAAAGTGGAGTCCTGGGAGATGCAACCGTTGCGACGAAAGAAAAAGGCGATCGCCTCCTCGACTCCCTCGCCCGAAGTTGGGCGAAACTGCTACAGGATATCTATAATTTTCCCGGAACCAATTAA
- a CDS encoding MlaD family protein produces MRQRTIREGSVGLLIAVGVGLFGGLVLWLRGATFGQKTYSAIVEFASVEGMQIGADVRYRGVDVGGITAINPSSNGVEVTITIVQPDLLMPKNATIEANQSGLVGATSIDIIPLAPLPGDITYNALSAECDRELLICNGSRLQGVVGVSYLELLREGLEVSRLLSSDEFYTQLLATLEGATAAAESFTSISGDLSELMAELSEVTILAKGEISTISNATQSVGSAADSIRQSTLQVTDQFTQNAATLTAQVETTSVELQKTLANLNGLMTANRSTLTNTLANLEQTSQDIQGAVSRLTPIIGEVEQSQLLGNLETLSNNAAQASANLRDISNGINNPNTLLMLQETLDSARSTFQNTQKLTSDIDDLLGDPEFRDNIRNLVDGLGDLFSSTEELETHTQIARVLAPIETELNSSVAGEFSWSEWQQNSLTETALDVESEPVEEPEQPLSVNFQLNSTSLFETKPQFQSQNFAPEIDFEN; encoded by the coding sequence ATGCGGCAACGGACAATTCGAGAAGGCTCAGTTGGGTTATTAATTGCGGTTGGAGTCGGCCTCTTTGGCGGTCTCGTCCTCTGGTTGCGAGGAGCAACATTCGGTCAAAAGACTTACTCGGCGATCGTGGAATTTGCAAGTGTTGAAGGAATGCAAATTGGGGCGGATGTGCGCTATCGAGGGGTTGATGTTGGTGGAATTACGGCAATCAATCCCAGTTCTAACGGCGTAGAAGTAACTATTACGATTGTCCAACCCGATCTACTGATGCCAAAAAATGCAACGATTGAAGCGAATCAATCCGGACTCGTCGGTGCAACTTCTATTGATATTATTCCCCTTGCCCCTCTCCCAGGTGACATAACCTATAATGCTCTCTCTGCCGAATGCGATCGCGAGTTACTGATTTGCAACGGTTCGCGACTGCAAGGGGTTGTTGGAGTCAGCTATCTGGAACTGCTTCGCGAAGGATTAGAAGTTTCTCGCTTGCTCAGTTCGGACGAATTTTATACACAACTGCTTGCCACTTTAGAAGGAGCCACTGCTGCGGCTGAGAGTTTCACCAGTATTAGCGGCGACCTTTCCGAGTTGATGGCCGAATTATCGGAAGTGACGATCTTAGCCAAAGGAGAAATTAGCACCATCTCTAATGCCACTCAGTCTGTGGGTAGCGCTGCTGATAGTATTCGCCAATCGACACTTCAAGTCACCGACCAATTTACCCAGAATGCGGCAACTCTTACGGCTCAGGTGGAAACAACGAGCGTGGAGCTGCAAAAAACCTTGGCCAATCTGAATGGCTTAATGACTGCAAATCGTTCGACTCTGACGAATACGTTAGCGAACTTGGAACAAACTTCTCAAGATATTCAAGGAGCAGTCTCCCGATTAACTCCAATTATTGGCGAAGTCGAACAAAGTCAGTTATTAGGAAATTTAGAAACTCTTTCTAATAATGCCGCTCAAGCGTCTGCCAACCTGCGCGATATCTCAAATGGAATTAATAATCCCAATACGCTATTAATGTTGCAAGAAACTTTGGATTCAGCGCGATCGACGTTCCAAAATACGCAAAAGCTGACTTCTGATATTGATGATTTGCTTGGCGATCCGGAATTTCGGGATAATATTCGCAATTTAGTGGACGGACTCGGAGATCTATTTTCTTCGACTGAGGAGCTGGAAACCCACACGCAAATTGCTCGCGTTTTGGCGCCAATTGAAACAGAGTTGAATTCTTCGGTTGCCGGTGAGTTCAGTTGGAGCGAATGGCAACAAAATTCTTTGACTGAAACCGCTCTCGATGTAGAGTCTGAACCCGTAGAGGAACCGGAGCAACCCCTCTCCGTGAATTTCCAACTCAATTCAACCAGTCTATTTGAAACCAAACCCCAGTTTCAATCGCAGAATTTTGCTCCAGAGATTGATTTTGAGAACTGA
- a CDS encoding YbjN domain-containing protein: protein MMANVSLDLNRPIMFQTQDESPLELQAIQVISHTEESVSDVRLLLQTDFLSYEAIVDRGDFNLATKWRGAMTGEFVPEEPIVLELTLLPERIPQPVPDDLTEILNKHNLQTELWFCLGVYQQLETTQVGYRTFWDKTNLGQLNRAVNIGVEAITQLFSALQEEVEEILAPGEQESQWASILQQLERWSEEEEEETMTEVVREFFDREDWPFIQLEEGLFQLAFAGENGRWRCYTRIRQAEEQLLFYSICPLVVSDDRRTAIAEFLTNVNYGAVIGNFELDWSDGEIRYKTSIDVEGDRLSVPLMENLVYANVIMMDRYLPGIVAVIEDETSVDEAIARIEKSPSA, encoded by the coding sequence ATGATGGCTAACGTTTCTCTAGACCTCAATCGCCCCATTATGTTCCAGACTCAAGATGAGTCTCCTCTAGAACTCCAGGCGATACAGGTTATTTCCCACACGGAAGAGTCTGTTTCCGATGTTCGTTTATTGCTACAAACCGATTTTCTCTCCTATGAGGCGATCGTCGATCGCGGTGACTTTAACCTAGCCACAAAATGGCGCGGAGCAATGACCGGAGAATTTGTTCCTGAAGAACCCATTGTACTTGAGCTGACTCTATTACCGGAGCGAATTCCGCAACCGGTTCCTGATGATTTAACCGAAATTTTAAATAAACATAATCTACAAACCGAACTCTGGTTTTGCTTGGGAGTCTATCAACAGTTAGAAACCACTCAAGTTGGTTATCGGACATTCTGGGATAAGACCAACTTAGGACAACTCAATCGAGCAGTAAACATCGGAGTAGAAGCCATTACTCAGTTGTTTTCAGCCTTACAAGAAGAGGTCGAAGAAATTTTGGCTCCTGGAGAGCAAGAAAGCCAATGGGCAAGCATCCTACAGCAGTTAGAGCGTTGGAGCGAGGAGGAAGAGGAGGAAACCATGACTGAGGTTGTCAGAGAGTTTTTCGATCGCGAAGACTGGCCGTTTATCCAACTCGAGGAGGGACTATTCCAGTTAGCTTTTGCTGGGGAGAACGGCCGCTGGCGATGCTATACTCGAATTCGGCAAGCTGAAGAACAACTATTATTTTATTCCATTTGTCCTTTAGTCGTTTCCGACGATCGCCGTACTGCCATAGCCGAATTTTTAACAAACGTTAATTACGGGGCAGTTATTGGCAACTTCGAGCTAGACTGGAGCGATGGAGAAATTCGCTATAAAACCAGTATTGATGTTGAAGGCGATCGTCTCAGCGTCCCTTTAATGGAAAATCTGGTCTATGCCAATGTCATAATGATGGATCGATATCTACCAGGGATCGTCGCAGTCATTGAAGACGAGACATCTGTTGATGAAGCGATCGCTCGCATTGAGAAATCGCCAAGTGCTTGA